In a single window of the Papaver somniferum cultivar HN1 chromosome 8, ASM357369v1, whole genome shotgun sequence genome:
- the LOC113303814 gene encoding uncharacterized protein At3g06530-like isoform X2 yields MELMDWMAVESSSNTELSKTLFLLFLQSLSMENIDHAGFTRLFEVCFPVLKQQWSELESTDAISENELTVEELDKDCTEFLSRILNPPFMPLNTNLLICIFWRLLKSIVSAVAKSGQADNREWLPSLHDLLLFIGTPHLKHILRGKFSLLLVKHNISIASILSKFFTDRDVSVADQVQSLHCITATCSQLSEEKNLETSLQLLLSFPSVLVPLSSENQDIRTAALMCIEALDTLWETWISSFTS; encoded by the exons ATGGAGCTTATGGACTGGATGGCCGTTGAATCTTCCAGTAATACGGAGCTGTCGAAaacgttatttttattgtttttacaATCACTCTCTATGGAGAATATAG ATCATGCTGGCTTTACAAGACTTTTTGAGGTTTGCTTCCCAGTTCTGAAGCAGCAATGGAGTGAATTGGAGTCTACAGATGCTATCTCTGAGAATGAG TTAACCGTGGAGGAGCTAGACAAAGATTGCACGGAATTTCTCAGTAGGATTTTAAATCCCCCTTTTATGCCACTAAATACAAATCTCTTGATTTGTATATTTTGGAGGCTATTGAAATCAATTGTTTCTGCAGTAGCCAAATCG GGTCAAGCTGATAACAGAGAGTGGCTTCCTTCACTTCATGATTTGCTTCTGTTCATTGGAACACCTCACTTGAAGCATATTTTACGGGggaagttttctttacttttggTGAAACATAACATCTCTATTGCCAGCATCCTATCCAAATTTTTTACAGATAGAG ATGTTTCTGTTGCTGATCAAGTTCAAAGTCTTCATTGCATAACTGCTACTTGTTCTCAGTTGTCAGAGGAAAAGAACTTGGAAACAAGCTTGCAACTTCTTCTGAGTTTTCCTTCTGTTTTGGTTCCACTTTCTAGTGAAAACCAG GATATTCGAACAGCAGCACTGATGTGCATTGAGGCGCTCGACACACTGTGGGAGACGTGGATAAGTTCGTTCACTTCATAA
- the LOC113303814 gene encoding uncharacterized protein At3g06530-like isoform X1: protein MELMDWMAVESSSNTELSKTLFLLFLQSLSMENIDHAGFTRLFEVCFPVLKQQWSELESTDAISENELTVEELDKDCTEFLSRILNPPFMPLNTNLLICIFWRLLKSIVSAVAKSGQADNREWLPSLHDLLLFIGTPHLKHILRGKFSLLLVKHNISIASILSKFFTDRDVSVADQVQSLHCITATCSQLSEEKNLETSLQLLLSFPSVLVPLSSENQKACRSKLKSGLSRQHENLLMGEKGKYEIKKKKKRIFEQQH, encoded by the exons ATGGAGCTTATGGACTGGATGGCCGTTGAATCTTCCAGTAATACGGAGCTGTCGAAaacgttatttttattgtttttacaATCACTCTCTATGGAGAATATAG ATCATGCTGGCTTTACAAGACTTTTTGAGGTTTGCTTCCCAGTTCTGAAGCAGCAATGGAGTGAATTGGAGTCTACAGATGCTATCTCTGAGAATGAG TTAACCGTGGAGGAGCTAGACAAAGATTGCACGGAATTTCTCAGTAGGATTTTAAATCCCCCTTTTATGCCACTAAATACAAATCTCTTGATTTGTATATTTTGGAGGCTATTGAAATCAATTGTTTCTGCAGTAGCCAAATCG GGTCAAGCTGATAACAGAGAGTGGCTTCCTTCACTTCATGATTTGCTTCTGTTCATTGGAACACCTCACTTGAAGCATATTTTACGGGggaagttttctttacttttggTGAAACATAACATCTCTATTGCCAGCATCCTATCCAAATTTTTTACAGATAGAG ATGTTTCTGTTGCTGATCAAGTTCAAAGTCTTCATTGCATAACTGCTACTTGTTCTCAGTTGTCAGAGGAAAAGAACTTGGAAACAAGCTTGCAACTTCTTCTGAGTTTTCCTTCTGTTTTGGTTCCACTTTCTAGTGAAAACCAG AAAGCTTGCCGCTCTAAACTGAAATCAGGCCTTTCGAGGCAACATGAAAATCTCTTGATGGGAGAAAAAGGGAAGTacgaaattaaaaagaaaaaaaaaag GATATTCGAACAGCAGCACTGA